A stretch of Lathyrus oleraceus cultivar Zhongwan6 chromosome 6, CAAS_Psat_ZW6_1.0, whole genome shotgun sequence DNA encodes these proteins:
- the LOC127092611 gene encoding uncharacterized protein LOC127092611 isoform X1 encodes MNTRYVKQLLRNIYCTKYFLNKEEPYRNYMHSVFNRLQLQRSRADKVEKDKLKEEQKGCQFSLKSKVKKVDDNNGISKYSSDEEDSSDSKWKLELAWLTKAVEPALQFCRWALPTGDGIGNKPPPNNRSLMEIVSFIKRSKIGIQDWSLSDLTIGLYLIYLRQASTHPFEDIKGIQISSESIVQDLIYHIELAKGAYKDNPAVLARNSMLRESNIIKFVNNSSVMRPAYYLGVDTRKKLVILGIRGTHALYDLITDIVSSSDGEVTFEGYSTHFGTAECARWFLHHEIGNIRRYLAKHEGYRLRLVGHSLGGAIASLLAIMIHRKSAKELGFSPDIVSAVAYGTPPCVSKELTESCAGYVTTVVMQDDIIPRLSVASLTRLRNEILQTDWTSVIEKEDWKRFLDLVTNAKQAVSSVQDVAHKLADYANFRGNKTPSVDPIGKELLDTVEAPLPPKAAKENSVVVKVEETKPAVSEELFIPGTVYYLKRDLVSQNDVEEEVYTLLKRQSGEHFQRIILSGNFLTDHRCDSHYFALRDVLKGLPWNGEEGIFR; translated from the exons ATGAACACTCGATACGTCAAGCAACTCCTCCGCAATATCT ATTGTACCAAATATTTTCTCAACAAAGAAGAACCATATCGGAACTACATGCACAGTGTTTTTAACCGACTTCAATTGCAAAGGTCAAGAGCAGACAAGGTAGAAAAAGATAAACTAAAAGAAGAGCAAAAAGGTTGTCAGTTTTCATTGAAGTCTAAAGTTAAGAAGGTAGATGACAATAACGGGATTAGCAAATACAGTTCTGATGAGGAAGATTCATCAGATAGTAAATGGAAGTTAGAGCTGGCTTGGCTCACTAAGGCAGTTGAACCAGCTCTGCAATTTTGTAGGTGGGCTCTGCCAACAG GAGATGGAATTGGAAACAAACCTCCGCCAAATAATCGATCCCTTATGGAAATAGTTTCCTTCATCAAACGAAGCAAGATTGGAATCCAGGATTGGAGTTTGAGTGACCTTACAATTGGCTTGTATCTGATCTATCTTCGTCAAGCTTCCACACATCCATTTGAAGATATCAAAGGCATCCAGATATCGTCAGAATCAATA GTTCAAGATCTCATTTATCATATTGAGTTGGCTAAAGGTGCTTATAAGGATAATCCTGCGGTTCTTGCAAGGAACAGCATGCTCCGAGAAAGTAATATCATAAAATTTGTTAATAACTCCAGTGTAATGAGGCCTGCATATTACCTAGGAGTTGACACCCGTAAAAAGCTTGTAATTTTGGGCATTCGTGGCACACATGCTTTGTATGATCTTATAACTGATATTGTTTCttcaagtgatggtgaagtaacctttgaaggCTATTCAACCCACTTCGGCACTGCTGAATGTGCTCGTTGGTTTCTTCACCATGAGATTGGAAACATAAGAAGATATTTAGCAAAACATGAG GGATATAGGTTAAGACTTGTGGGACATTCTCTGGGAGGTGCAATAGCTTCTTTACTGGCAATAATGATCCATAGAAAATCAGCAAAGGAGCTGGGATTTAGCCCTGACATTGTATCTGCTGTTGCATATGGAACCCCACCTTGTGTTTCCAAAGAACTTACCGAAAGCTGCGCTGGATATGTAACAACAGTTGTGATGCAG GATGATATTATACCTAGATTAAGTGTAGCTTCACTAACAAGGCTAAGAAATGAAATTCTTCAAACTGATTG GACGAGTGTCATTGAGAAAGAAGACTGGAAAAGATTCCTAGATTTAGTTACAAATGCCAAGCAGGCGGTGTCTTCTGTGCAAGATGTAGCTCATAAACTTGCTGATTATGCCAATTTCAGGGGAAACAAAACCCCATCTG TTGATCCAATTGGTAAGGAGTTGCTAGATACAGTAGAAGCACCGTTGCCCCCTAAAGCAGCAAAGGAGAATTCAGTTGTCGTGAAAGTTGAGGAAACTAAACCGGCAGTATCTGAAGAGTTATTTATACCTGGGACTGTTTACTATCTTAAGAGGGACTTGGTATCTCAAAATGATGTTGAAGAGGAAGTTTACACCCTTTTGAAGAGGCAATCAGGTGAGCATTTCCAGAGGATAATCCTTTCAGGCAATTTCCTCACAGACCACAGATGTGATAGTCACTATTTTGCTTTGAGAGATGTTCTCAAAGGTTTGCCATGGAATGGCGAAGAAGGTATTTTCCGGTAA
- the LOC127092611 gene encoding uncharacterized protein LOC127092611 isoform X2 — protein sequence MHSVFNRLQLQRSRADKVEKDKLKEEQKGCQFSLKSKVKKVDDNNGISKYSSDEEDSSDSKWKLELAWLTKAVEPALQFCRWALPTGDGIGNKPPPNNRSLMEIVSFIKRSKIGIQDWSLSDLTIGLYLIYLRQASTHPFEDIKGIQISSESIVQDLIYHIELAKGAYKDNPAVLARNSMLRESNIIKFVNNSSVMRPAYYLGVDTRKKLVILGIRGTHALYDLITDIVSSSDGEVTFEGYSTHFGTAECARWFLHHEIGNIRRYLAKHEGYRLRLVGHSLGGAIASLLAIMIHRKSAKELGFSPDIVSAVAYGTPPCVSKELTESCAGYVTTVVMQDDIIPRLSVASLTRLRNEILQTDWTSVIEKEDWKRFLDLVTNAKQAVSSVQDVAHKLADYANFRGNKTPSVDPIGKELLDTVEAPLPPKAAKENSVVVKVEETKPAVSEELFIPGTVYYLKRDLVSQNDVEEEVYTLLKRQSGEHFQRIILSGNFLTDHRCDSHYFALRDVLKGLPWNGEEGIFR from the exons ATGCACAGTGTTTTTAACCGACTTCAATTGCAAAGGTCAAGAGCAGACAAGGTAGAAAAAGATAAACTAAAAGAAGAGCAAAAAGGTTGTCAGTTTTCATTGAAGTCTAAAGTTAAGAAGGTAGATGACAATAACGGGATTAGCAAATACAGTTCTGATGAGGAAGATTCATCAGATAGTAAATGGAAGTTAGAGCTGGCTTGGCTCACTAAGGCAGTTGAACCAGCTCTGCAATTTTGTAGGTGGGCTCTGCCAACAG GAGATGGAATTGGAAACAAACCTCCGCCAAATAATCGATCCCTTATGGAAATAGTTTCCTTCATCAAACGAAGCAAGATTGGAATCCAGGATTGGAGTTTGAGTGACCTTACAATTGGCTTGTATCTGATCTATCTTCGTCAAGCTTCCACACATCCATTTGAAGATATCAAAGGCATCCAGATATCGTCAGAATCAATA GTTCAAGATCTCATTTATCATATTGAGTTGGCTAAAGGTGCTTATAAGGATAATCCTGCGGTTCTTGCAAGGAACAGCATGCTCCGAGAAAGTAATATCATAAAATTTGTTAATAACTCCAGTGTAATGAGGCCTGCATATTACCTAGGAGTTGACACCCGTAAAAAGCTTGTAATTTTGGGCATTCGTGGCACACATGCTTTGTATGATCTTATAACTGATATTGTTTCttcaagtgatggtgaagtaacctttgaaggCTATTCAACCCACTTCGGCACTGCTGAATGTGCTCGTTGGTTTCTTCACCATGAGATTGGAAACATAAGAAGATATTTAGCAAAACATGAG GGATATAGGTTAAGACTTGTGGGACATTCTCTGGGAGGTGCAATAGCTTCTTTACTGGCAATAATGATCCATAGAAAATCAGCAAAGGAGCTGGGATTTAGCCCTGACATTGTATCTGCTGTTGCATATGGAACCCCACCTTGTGTTTCCAAAGAACTTACCGAAAGCTGCGCTGGATATGTAACAACAGTTGTGATGCAG GATGATATTATACCTAGATTAAGTGTAGCTTCACTAACAAGGCTAAGAAATGAAATTCTTCAAACTGATTG GACGAGTGTCATTGAGAAAGAAGACTGGAAAAGATTCCTAGATTTAGTTACAAATGCCAAGCAGGCGGTGTCTTCTGTGCAAGATGTAGCTCATAAACTTGCTGATTATGCCAATTTCAGGGGAAACAAAACCCCATCTG TTGATCCAATTGGTAAGGAGTTGCTAGATACAGTAGAAGCACCGTTGCCCCCTAAAGCAGCAAAGGAGAATTCAGTTGTCGTGAAAGTTGAGGAAACTAAACCGGCAGTATCTGAAGAGTTATTTATACCTGGGACTGTTTACTATCTTAAGAGGGACTTGGTATCTCAAAATGATGTTGAAGAGGAAGTTTACACCCTTTTGAAGAGGCAATCAGGTGAGCATTTCCAGAGGATAATCCTTTCAGGCAATTTCCTCACAGACCACAGATGTGATAGTCACTATTTTGCTTTGAGAGATGTTCTCAAAGGTTTGCCATGGAATGGCGAAGAAGGTATTTTCCGGTAA
- the LOC127094076 gene encoding uncharacterized protein LOC127094076: MPLKAVKGQVVANFIVDHSIDANALNYVELGSWKLYFDGSSHKNGTSVGIVIISPNKIPTKFQYKVEGTCSNKEAKYEALITGLEMLLELGATRVEIMGDSELVIKQITKEYRCVKENLIMYFIIASRLLKKFEMVYIRHIPRIENMIANNLAQIASGYKISKEKLHEAIEVRGKVVATRLIPLDLEKTKLGCADEGNFEILEIDSLTNGDWRRPIVVYLQNPTTSTDQKTRYRALSYVLLGSKLFKKSPEGILLKCLSESEVYFALSTVHSGACGAHQVGHKMKWLLFRQGVYWPSMLKDCVEFGKGCQECQVHAGIQHVPASELHSTIKPWPFRGSALDLIGEIRPPSSKSQRYILVGVDYFTKWIEAIPLPNVSQEDVIGFIQKYIIYRFGIPETITTDQGSIFTGRKMQEFSKKWVSNY; encoded by the coding sequence ATGCCATTAAAAGCTGTTAAAGGACAAGTGGTAGCAAACTTCATAGTCGACCACTCCATTGACGCCAACGCATTGAACTACGTTGAATTAGGGTCGTGGAAGTTGTACTTCGACGGATCTAGTCATAAAAATGGCACAAGTGTCGGGAttgtaattatttctcctaataaaattccaacaaaattccAGTACAAAGTAGAAGGGACTTGTTCAAATAAAGAGGCTAAATATGAAGCCCTCATAACAGGACTTGAAAtgttgttggaattgggggcaactcgaGTTGAGATAATGGGAGACTCAGAGTTAGTCATAAAACAGATCACAAAAGAATATAGATGTGTTAAGGAGAATTTGATCATGTATTTCATAATCGCCAGTCGATTGTTAAAAAAGTTCGAAATGGTTTACATTCGACATATACCACGAATAGAAAACATGATAGCTAATAATTTAGCTCAAATTGCATCTGGGTACAAAATTTCAAAGGAAAAGTTGCACGAAGCCATAGAAGTCAGAGGAAAGGTAGTGGCAACCAGATTAATTCCTTTAGATTTGGAAAAGACTAAGTTAGGATGTGCTGATGAAGGAAATTTTGAAATATTGGAGATAGACAGTTTGACGAATGGAGACTGGAGAAGGCCAATAGTGGTATACCTGCAGAATCCCACAACGTCTACCGATCAAAAAACCAGGTATCGAGCATTAAGTTATGTTCTTTTGGGTTCAAAGTTGTTTAAGAAATCTCCTGAGGGAATTCTACTGAAATGCCTTAGTGAGTCAGAGGTGTACTTTGCCCTTTCGACTGTGCATAGTGGAGCGTGTGGAGCACACCAAGTCGGTCATAAGATGAAATGGCTCTTATTCCGTCAAGGGGTGTATTGGCCCAGCATGTTGAAAGACTGTGTTGAATTCGGAAAGGGTTGCCAAGAGTGTCAGGTGCATGCAGGCATACAACATGTCCCTGCAAGTGAATTACATTCTACCATAAAAccttggccatttagaggttCGGCTTTAGACTTGATTGGAGAGATTCGACCTCCATCATCCAAAAGTCAAAGATATATATTGGTAGGAGTCGATTATTTTACAAAGTGGATTGAAGCCATACCCTTACCAAATGTGAGCCAAGAGGATGTGATCGGATTTATCCAAAAATATATTATCTATAGATTTGGAATTCCAGAGACAATcacaacagatcaaggatcaaTATTCACTGGTCGGAAAATGCAGGAATTCTCCAAGAAATGGGTTTCAAATTACTAA